A stretch of the Nitratifractor salsuginis DSM 16511 genome encodes the following:
- a CDS encoding HDIG domain-containing metalloprotein — protein sequence MPSRDEALELLKEYNDNPALVQHGIQVGACMAHFAQKAGEDAERWEIAGLLHDLDYEKYPDRHCHKAAEIMRERGYDEELIRAMMSHAWGICTDVEPLSPMEKTLYAVDELSGLVNACVLVRPSKSIEDLGVKSVKKKFKQKSFAAGVDREIVKKGAEMLGMELDELIAEVIEAMKARAKECGVAGAA from the coding sequence ATGCCTTCACGAGACGAAGCGCTCGAACTGCTCAAAGAGTACAACGACAACCCCGCCCTGGTCCAGCACGGCATCCAGGTAGGTGCGTGTATGGCCCATTTCGCCCAAAAAGCGGGTGAGGATGCCGAGCGCTGGGAGATCGCGGGGCTCCTGCACGACCTGGACTATGAGAAGTATCCCGACCGGCACTGCCACAAGGCCGCCGAGATTATGCGGGAACGGGGCTACGACGAGGAGCTCATCCGGGCGATGATGAGCCACGCGTGGGGTATTTGCACCGATGTCGAACCCCTCAGCCCGATGGAGAAGACCCTCTACGCCGTCGACGAGCTCAGCGGCCTGGTCAATGCCTGCGTGCTTGTGCGCCCCTCCAAAAGCATCGAAGACCTTGGCGTCAAATCGGTCAAAAAGAAGTTCAAACAGAAATCCTTCGCCGCCGGCGTAGACCGGGAGATCGTCAAAAAAGGGGCCGAGATGCTCGGAATGGAACTGGATGAGCTGATCGCCGAAGTGATCGAGGCGATGAAAGCCCGAGCCAAAGAGTGCGGGGTCGCCGGAGCGGCGTAG
- a CDS encoding SIR2 family NAD-dependent protein deacylase: MTRNDYDTAARWIEEAARPVAFTGAGISVESGIPTFRGPTGLWSRYDPKILDLGYFYEHPKESWEAIREIFYDYMGANARPNAAHRFLAELERRGKLQGVITQNIDNLHQEAGSRNVIEFHGTAQKLLCTQCGDRTPFTEHDLNDLPPLCKKCGGLLKPDFIFFGESIPPEAYQRSLALCERADLLLIIGTTGEVMPASMLPYEGKKAKVIEINVEPSAYTAHRTDIFLRAKATEAAKELAKRLGMDLE, from the coding sequence ATGACACGAAACGATTACGATACCGCCGCACGCTGGATCGAGGAGGCCGCGCGTCCCGTCGCCTTCACCGGAGCCGGGATCTCCGTGGAGAGCGGGATCCCCACCTTCCGGGGGCCCACGGGGCTCTGGAGCCGCTACGATCCCAAGATCCTCGACCTGGGCTACTTCTATGAGCACCCCAAAGAGTCCTGGGAAGCGATCCGGGAAATCTTCTACGACTATATGGGGGCCAACGCCCGCCCCAACGCCGCCCACCGCTTCCTGGCCGAGCTAGAGCGACGGGGGAAGCTGCAGGGAGTCATCACCCAAAACATCGACAACCTCCACCAGGAGGCTGGCAGCCGAAACGTCATCGAATTTCACGGCACCGCCCAGAAGCTGCTCTGCACCCAATGCGGTGACCGTACCCCCTTTACCGAACACGACCTGAACGATCTGCCGCCGCTTTGCAAAAAGTGCGGCGGGCTGCTCAAGCCTGATTTCATCTTCTTCGGCGAATCGATCCCGCCCGAAGCCTACCAGCGCTCCCTGGCACTTTGCGAAAGGGCGGACCTATTGCTCATCATCGGCACCACCGGAGAAGTGATGCCTGCCTCCATGCTCCCCTACGAAGGCAAAAAAGCCAAAGTAATCGAAATCAACGTCGAGCCCTCCGCCTACACCGCACACCGCACCGATATCTTCCTCCGGGCGAAAGCGACCGAAGCGGCCAAAGAGCTGGCGAAGAGGCTGGGAATGGATCTGGAATGA
- a CDS encoding type II toxin-antitoxin system CcdA family antitoxin — translation MNVLYDKKASKKATNISLNSDLVRKAKLYGINLSQTLEVALERIVKEKEEKQWRKENRTAIEVQNRRVEKEGAFSDEFRRF, via the coding sequence ATGAATGTTTTATATGACAAGAAAGCATCGAAGAAAGCGACCAACATCTCCCTTAACAGTGATCTCGTCCGAAAAGCCAAACTCTATGGAATCAATCTCTCTCAAACCCTCGAAGTGGCATTGGAGCGGATCGTGAAAGAGAAAGAGGAGAAGCAATGGCGCAAGGAGAACCGAACGGCGATCGAAGTCCAGAATCGGCGTGTCGAAAAGGAAGGGGCCTTTTCCGATGAATTTCGGAGATTCTGA
- the murJ gene encoding murein biosynthesis integral membrane protein MurJ, producing the protein MKLRSIFTNSGGILLSRIFGFIRDLMMASILGANLYSDIFFVAFKLPNLFRRIFGEGAFAQSFLPSFIASRYKSIFAARILLTFLGIIVLLSILVGIFSEPVTRIIAPGFSPEATLQAARYVAIQFWYLPLIFLVTFLGALLQWKEHFATTAFATVLLNIAIIGGLLLSRGMPKEQILLVLSYSVLVGGALQVLAHLIMARRFRLLRMLAIGFASLGTHSRKVAEDTRRFYTNFFPAIWGNSTAQVMAFLDTWLASFLASGSISYLYYANRIFQLPLALFAIALSTALFPSVAKLIRHKDEAGALREMKRGFWILLFLLSLATVGGVIFSTEIIWLLFERGAFGRADTIQTAHVLQMYLIGLLPFGLGKLFSLWLYSRHEQMAAAKIATWSLAGYALAAFALFQPLGAMGLALASTLSGFVSFTLLVRAFGREKFRSFLDKKRLILWLLTLALAAALMWGLHLLALKYLGV; encoded by the coding sequence ATGAAACTCCGATCCATATTTACCAACAGCGGCGGGATTCTCCTCTCCCGGATTTTCGGCTTCATTCGGGATCTGATGATGGCGTCGATCCTGGGGGCCAACCTCTACAGCGACATCTTTTTCGTCGCCTTCAAGCTTCCCAATCTCTTTCGCCGCATCTTCGGAGAGGGAGCCTTCGCCCAGAGTTTTCTGCCCTCCTTCATCGCCAGCCGCTACAAAAGCATTTTTGCCGCCAGGATTTTGCTGACTTTCCTGGGGATCATCGTGCTGCTTTCGATCCTGGTGGGGATCTTCTCCGAGCCGGTGACCCGGATCATCGCGCCTGGTTTCTCTCCCGAGGCAACCCTTCAGGCGGCCCGCTATGTGGCGATCCAGTTCTGGTATCTTCCCCTGATCTTTTTGGTCACCTTCCTGGGGGCACTGCTGCAGTGGAAGGAGCACTTCGCCACCACCGCCTTCGCTACGGTGCTGCTCAACATCGCCATCATCGGCGGACTGCTGCTGAGCCGGGGGATGCCCAAAGAGCAGATTCTCCTCGTGCTCAGCTACAGCGTGCTCGTCGGCGGAGCTTTGCAAGTGCTCGCCCATCTCATTATGGCCCGACGTTTCCGGCTGCTACGGATGCTGGCCATCGGCTTTGCTTCCCTGGGGACCCACAGCCGCAAAGTCGCCGAAGACACCCGCCGCTTCTACACCAACTTCTTCCCTGCCATCTGGGGCAATTCCACGGCCCAGGTAATGGCCTTTCTCGATACCTGGCTCGCCTCCTTCCTCGCCAGCGGCTCGATCAGCTACCTCTACTACGCCAACCGGATCTTCCAGCTCCCCCTCGCCCTCTTCGCCATCGCGCTCAGCACCGCCCTCTTCCCCTCGGTGGCCAAGCTCATCCGCCACAAAGACGAAGCCGGCGCCCTGCGGGAGATGAAGCGGGGCTTTTGGATTCTCCTTTTTCTCCTTTCCCTGGCGACCGTGGGGGGCGTGATCTTCAGCACCGAGATCATTTGGCTCCTGTTTGAACGGGGCGCCTTCGGCCGGGCCGATACGATCCAGACGGCCCACGTGCTTCAGATGTATCTGATCGGGCTCCTGCCCTTCGGGCTGGGCAAGCTCTTTAGCCTTTGGCTCTACTCCCGCCACGAGCAGATGGCAGCGGCCAAGATCGCCACCTGGTCTCTGGCGGGATACGCCCTGGCCGCCTTCGCCCTCTTCCAACCCCTGGGCGCGATGGGCCTGGCCCTGGCCAGCACCCTTTCGGGCTTCGTGAGCTTCACTCTATTGGTGCGGGCCTTCGGCAGGGAGAAATTTCGCTCTTTCCTGGATAAAAAACGGCTAATACTCTGGTTGCTTACTCTCGCTTTGGCCGCCGCACTGATGTGGGGCCTGCACTTGCTCGCTTTGAAATATCTGGGAGTGTGA
- a CDS encoding dienelactone hydrolase family protein, which yields MNVEEFMALQDEVFIRYDGVELPGRLAVPEGAEGIVLFAHGSGSSRLSRRNNYVASVLHEAGIATLLFDLLMEPEALDRRNVFDIDLLASRLLLATHWTSLQPALKDMNAGYFGASTGSAAALKASVLSPVPIRAIVSRGGRPDMAADVLERVTAPTLIIVGGNDYGVIELNEEAYRRLRCEKAFEIVPGATHLFEEPGTLERVAELARDWFVRHLRAES from the coding sequence ATGAACGTAGAAGAGTTTATGGCGTTACAGGATGAGGTTTTTATCCGCTACGACGGAGTGGAACTGCCGGGACGTCTGGCGGTGCCCGAGGGAGCCGAAGGGATCGTGCTTTTCGCCCATGGAAGCGGCAGCAGCCGCCTCAGCCGGCGCAACAATTATGTCGCCTCGGTGCTCCACGAAGCGGGGATCGCTACTTTGCTTTTCGATCTGCTGATGGAGCCGGAGGCCCTGGATCGGCGCAATGTCTTCGATATCGACCTGCTGGCATCACGACTGCTGCTGGCGACCCATTGGACGAGCCTCCAACCTGCACTGAAGGATATGAATGCTGGCTATTTCGGGGCCAGCACCGGCTCGGCGGCAGCGCTCAAGGCTTCGGTCCTTTCCCCGGTACCCATCCGCGCCATCGTCTCCCGGGGCGGCCGCCCCGATATGGCGGCGGACGTGCTGGAGCGTGTCACCGCCCCGACCCTCATCATCGTAGGCGGTAACGACTACGGCGTCATCGAACTCAATGAAGAGGCCTACCGCCGACTGCGCTGCGAAAAGGCCTTCGAGATCGTCCCCGGCGCCACCCACCTCTTCGAAGAGCCCGGCACCCTGGAGCGGGTGGCGGAGCTGGCAAGGGATTGGTTTGTGAGACATTTGAGAGCTGAGAGCTGA
- a CDS encoding ferredoxin-thioredoxin reductase catalytic domain-containing protein yields the protein MKQIDMNSPEFQAELEKTWQFVEKVDKQFGFVQNPDQEINEGVAMGLARNKLIYGKRYCPCFMVIGETPEERKKADNRICPCKPALEKEIPEDGVCHCGIFCTPEYAEKKKLEETAEEAAHQHSRGLTQEEAELLVDKEQLDGDELESLMEARELGMVTFTLVDVREPMEYQMGHIKGTDELWPTSQFYEWFEKIQGRKEERFILYCHTGSRSYQVQHVMKAQGFAHVGNLSYGIVSYPGEIVRGD from the coding sequence ATGAAACAGATCGATATGAACTCTCCCGAATTTCAGGCTGAGTTGGAAAAGACGTGGCAATTCGTCGAAAAGGTCGACAAGCAGTTCGGCTTCGTCCAGAATCCCGACCAGGAGATCAACGAAGGGGTCGCTATGGGGCTGGCCCGCAACAAACTGATCTACGGCAAACGCTACTGCCCCTGCTTTATGGTCATCGGCGAAACCCCTGAAGAGCGCAAAAAGGCCGACAATCGCATCTGCCCCTGCAAACCGGCGCTGGAGAAGGAGATCCCCGAAGACGGCGTCTGTCACTGCGGGATCTTCTGCACCCCCGAATATGCCGAGAAGAAAAAGCTCGAGGAGACTGCCGAAGAGGCGGCCCACCAGCACTCCCGTGGCCTCACCCAGGAAGAGGCCGAACTCCTCGTCGACAAAGAGCAGCTCGACGGTGACGAGCTCGAATCCCTGATGGAAGCCAGGGAGCTGGGGATGGTGACCTTCACCCTGGTCGACGTGCGCGAGCCTATGGAGTATCAGATGGGCCACATCAAAGGGACCGACGAGCTCTGGCCTACCAGCCAATTCTACGAATGGTTCGAGAAAATCCAGGGACGCAAAGAGGAGCGCTTCATCCTCTACTGCCATACCGGCAGCCGCAGCTATCAGGTCCAGCACGTGATGAAAGCCCAGGGCTTCGCCCATGTAGGCAACCTCAGCTACGGCATCGTCAGCTACCCCGGTGAAATCGTCCGGGGAGACTGA
- a CDS encoding CcdB family protein, protein MAQFDVYPNPNESSAALFPYLVDITNPLHDDLKLRVVVPLCSDGAAIRHLNPIFTIEGKAVYLSVMDIAGVPASLLSKAPVANLSEKHSEIIDAIDFLLNGF, encoded by the coding sequence ATGGCGCAATTCGATGTCTATCCCAATCCCAATGAATCGAGTGCCGCGCTTTTTCCTTATCTGGTGGATATTACCAATCCCCTGCACGATGACTTGAAATTACGTGTCGTCGTGCCGCTGTGCAGTGACGGGGCTGCCATTAGACATCTCAATCCCATTTTTACCATTGAGGGCAAAGCGGTTTATCTATCGGTGATGGATATTGCCGGTGTACCGGCCTCTTTGCTCTCAAAAGCCCCGGTCGCAAATCTCTCTGAGAAGCATTCAGAGATCATCGATGCGATAGATTTTCTGCTGAACGGCTTTTGA
- a CDS encoding TSUP family transporter, with product MTHDLLSLCWLFFAGVMAGFVDSIAGGGGIITLPALLAAGVPPHQALATNKLQSSFGSFTATMNYARLGLMNPRELLLGVLFTLIGAAAGARVVQRFPADRLESLIIVMLIVIFIYTALTPKLGLEPKPHKIPHALFYTIFGLLIGFYDGFFGPGTGSFWTMGLVLLLGLDLKAATAQTKLFNFTSNIVSLAVFVYAGLVLWIVGIVMGTGQVLGAWMGSNLVHKREVKFVRSFFLIVVGATILKLLVS from the coding sequence GTGACGCACGATCTTTTGAGCCTCTGCTGGCTCTTCTTTGCTGGGGTGATGGCGGGCTTTGTCGATTCCATCGCCGGGGGTGGGGGGATTATTACTCTCCCGGCACTGCTGGCGGCCGGGGTTCCGCCCCATCAAGCTCTGGCGACCAACAAGCTCCAGAGCAGTTTCGGCAGTTTCACCGCGACGATGAACTATGCCCGGCTGGGCTTGATGAACCCTAGAGAACTGCTGCTCGGAGTCCTCTTTACCCTCATCGGGGCAGCTGCCGGGGCGAGGGTGGTGCAGCGCTTCCCCGCCGATCGGCTGGAATCCCTCATCATCGTGATGTTGATCGTCATCTTCATCTATACGGCGCTGACCCCGAAACTGGGGCTGGAGCCCAAACCCCACAAAATCCCTCACGCACTCTTCTATACGATCTTTGGCTTGCTCATCGGTTTCTACGACGGTTTCTTCGGCCCGGGGACAGGGAGTTTCTGGACGATGGGCCTGGTGCTGCTCCTGGGCTTGGACCTCAAAGCAGCCACCGCCCAGACCAAACTTTTCAACTTCACGTCCAATATCGTATCGCTGGCGGTTTTCGTCTATGCGGGCTTGGTACTCTGGATAGTGGGGATCGTGATGGGAACGGGGCAGGTTCTGGGGGCCTGGATGGGATCGAACCTGGTACACAAAAGAGAAGTTAAATTCGTGCGGAGCTTTTTTCTAATCGTGGTGGGGGCCACGATCCTCAAACTGCTAGTGAGTTAA